Proteins encoded together in one Schumannella luteola window:
- the recN gene encoding DNA repair protein RecN translates to MIEEISIRDLGVIREAVLPLGPGFTALTGETGAGKTMVVTALGLLLGARSDAGSVRSGAGAAVVEGRWSVADPSPVAERVRDAGGDLDEVIDGRGELLLSRSVSSEGRSRATVGGRSAPVGVLGELGERLVVVHGQSDQLRLTSATAQREALDRHAGPELAAKLDDYRAGFDRWQRARAELEVLTTERDRRIREAVDLRAALDEIETLAPQRGEDQELAETAERLTNHEELRLAASEAQQAISSQEIDGGTDAVALVEAARRALERGGAHDPELAAIGESAAELSFGLSDLSGRLSTYLASLEGDSARELEAIQERRAALGGLARRFGPTVDDVVDFAETGGTRLLELDGDEDRIAELGREVEEGLAEVEALADEISALRRTAAEQLAAAVTAELAALAMPDARLHIEVTERELGTSGRDAVAILLQPHPGTEPRSIAKGASGGELSRVMLAIEVVLAGSDPVPTFVFDEVDAGVGGASAIEIGRRLQRLATSAQVIVVTHLAQVAAFATNHLAVVKSTDGAITASDVRALEGEERLSEMARLLSGLADSDSGLAHARELLEVAETAAREA, encoded by the coding sequence GTGATCGAGGAGATCTCCATCCGCGACCTCGGCGTGATCCGCGAGGCCGTGCTGCCGCTCGGCCCCGGGTTCACGGCGCTGACCGGCGAGACCGGCGCGGGCAAGACGATGGTCGTGACCGCGCTCGGGCTGCTGCTCGGCGCTCGCTCGGATGCCGGCAGCGTGCGCAGCGGCGCCGGCGCGGCCGTGGTCGAGGGGCGCTGGAGCGTCGCCGACCCGAGCCCCGTCGCCGAGCGCGTGCGCGACGCCGGCGGCGACCTCGACGAGGTGATCGACGGCCGCGGAGAGCTGCTGCTGAGTCGCTCGGTGTCGAGCGAAGGACGCAGTCGCGCGACCGTCGGCGGGCGCTCGGCGCCGGTCGGCGTTCTCGGTGAGCTGGGAGAGCGGCTGGTCGTCGTGCACGGGCAGTCGGACCAGCTGCGGCTGACCTCGGCGACGGCGCAGCGCGAGGCGCTGGACCGCCACGCCGGCCCCGAGCTGGCCGCGAAGCTCGACGACTACCGCGCCGGCTTCGACCGCTGGCAGCGCGCCCGCGCCGAGCTGGAGGTGCTGACCACCGAACGCGACCGGCGCATCCGCGAGGCGGTCGACCTGCGCGCGGCGCTCGACGAGATCGAGACGCTCGCCCCGCAGCGCGGAGAAGATCAGGAGCTGGCCGAGACGGCCGAGCGGCTCACGAACCACGAAGAGCTGCGGCTCGCCGCGAGCGAGGCGCAGCAGGCGATCTCGTCGCAGGAGATCGACGGCGGCACGGATGCCGTGGCGCTGGTCGAGGCGGCGCGTCGTGCTCTCGAGCGCGGCGGAGCCCACGACCCCGAGCTGGCCGCGATCGGCGAGTCGGCGGCCGAGCTGTCGTTCGGGCTGAGCGACCTGTCGGGGCGTCTCTCGACCTACCTCGCCTCGCTCGAAGGCGACTCGGCGCGCGAGCTCGAGGCGATCCAGGAGCGCCGCGCGGCGCTCGGCGGCCTCGCCCGGCGCTTCGGACCGACGGTGGATGACGTGGTCGACTTCGCCGAGACCGGCGGCACGCGCCTGCTCGAGCTCGACGGCGACGAGGACCGCATCGCGGAGCTCGGTCGCGAGGTCGAGGAGGGGCTCGCCGAGGTCGAGGCGCTCGCCGACGAGATCAGCGCGCTGCGCCGCACCGCGGCCGAGCAGCTGGCCGCCGCCGTGACCGCCGAGCTCGCGGCGCTCGCGATGCCCGACGCCCGCCTGCACATCGAGGTGACCGAGCGCGAGCTCGGCACGAGCGGACGCGACGCCGTCGCGATCCTGCTGCAGCCGCATCCCGGCACCGAGCCGCGGTCGATCGCCAAGGGCGCCTCGGGCGGAGAGCTCTCGCGCGTGATGCTCGCGATCGAGGTCGTGCTCGCCGGCAGCGACCCGGTGCCGACCTTCGTCTTCGACGAGGTGGATGCCGGCGTCGGCGGGGCCTCGGCGATCGAGATCGGGCGCCGGCTGCAGCGGCTCGCGACCTCGGCGCAGGTGATCGTCGTGACGCATCTCGCGCAGGTCGCCGCCTTCGCCACCAACCATCTCGCAGTCGTCAAGAGCACCGACGGCGCGATCACCGCGAGCGACGTGCGCGCGCTCGAGGGCGAGGAGCGACTCTCGGAGATGGCGCGGCTGCTCAGCGGGCTCGCCGACTCCGACTCGGGCCTCGCCCACGCCCGGGAGCTGCTCGAGGTCGCGGAGACGGCGGCGCGCGAGGCCTGA
- a CDS encoding NAD kinase, with translation MPDRHILVVAHTGRADSLEAGLLVCRQLIDAGITPVVSDDEEADLRAADPSLSQLALLGRDVAITDLELVIVLGGDGTILRAAEIARGGRAPLLGVNLGHVGFLAEAEREDLTETVRRALARDYTVEERMTVWVRVKKSDQVVYETWALNEVSVEKASRERSLEVAVEVDGRPLSTFGCDGVVMSTPTGSTAYSFSAGGPVVWPSVDALLMVPLSAHALFARPLVVGPDSALAVELLERSAGAGVIWADGRRTFDLPPGARVVVKRSPEPVRLARLSDSVFTDRLVGKFALPVTGWRGPDGEEVPAP, from the coding sequence ATGCCCGACCGCCACATCCTCGTCGTCGCCCACACGGGGCGCGCCGACTCGCTCGAAGCGGGCCTGCTCGTCTGCCGCCAGCTGATCGACGCGGGGATCACCCCGGTGGTCTCCGACGACGAGGAAGCGGATCTGCGTGCGGCCGACCCGAGCCTCTCGCAGCTGGCGCTGCTGGGGCGGGATGTCGCGATCACCGACCTCGAGCTCGTGATCGTGCTCGGCGGCGACGGCACGATCCTGCGGGCCGCCGAGATCGCGCGCGGCGGCCGCGCTCCGCTGCTCGGCGTCAATCTCGGGCACGTCGGCTTCCTGGCTGAGGCCGAGCGCGAGGACCTCACCGAGACCGTGCGGCGGGCGCTCGCTCGCGACTACACGGTCGAGGAGCGCATGACCGTGTGGGTGCGCGTGAAGAAGTCCGATCAGGTGGTCTACGAGACGTGGGCGCTCAACGAGGTCTCGGTCGAGAAGGCCAGCCGCGAGCGCTCGCTCGAGGTCGCCGTCGAGGTCGACGGCCGCCCGCTCTCGACCTTCGGCTGCGACGGCGTCGTGATGTCGACGCCGACCGGATCGACTGCGTACTCCTTCTCCGCGGGTGGTCCGGTGGTCTGGCCGAGCGTGGATGCGCTGCTCATGGTGCCGCTGTCGGCCCACGCGCTGTTCGCGCGGCCGCTCGTGGTCGGACCGGACTCGGCGCTCGCCGTCGAGCTTCTCGAGCGCTCGGCGGGCGCCGGCGTGATCTGGGCCGACGGACGCCGCACCTTCGACCTGCCGCCCGGGGCGCGTGTCGTCGTCAAGCGCTCGCCCGAGCCCGTGCGGCTCGCTCGCCTCTCCGACAGCGTCTTCACCGACCGGCTCGTGGGCAAGTTCGCCCTGCCGGTGACGGGCTGGCGCGGGCCCGACGGCGAGGAGGTGCCGGCGCCGTGA
- a CDS encoding TlyA family RNA methyltransferase has product MPDDPAGDGTPAGDGRDGDDGTLPTAPIRLDAELVRRGLARSRGAAHAAIAEGRVRLDGRPAGKPALKVDAASALEVAGDDGYVSRAAHKLIAALDGFGVDARGRDALDVGASTGGFTQVLLERGARRVTALDVGHGQLVDELRGDQRVIVVEGENARELTAARLAELTGGPEQPDLIVGDLSFISLALVLPALRAVAHPDADFLLLVKPQFEVGKGGVKEGIVRDRRARHTALRAVLSSAAQTGLDARGVLSSPVVGSSGNQEYLVHWTAGAGVDPTEWDEAIALLP; this is encoded by the coding sequence ATGCCCGACGATCCCGCCGGCGACGGGACCCCCGCCGGCGACGGCCGGGACGGCGACGACGGCACGCTGCCCACCGCGCCGATCCGACTCGACGCCGAGCTCGTGCGCCGCGGGCTCGCCCGCTCGCGCGGCGCGGCGCACGCGGCGATCGCTGAGGGGCGCGTGCGTCTCGACGGTCGACCGGCGGGCAAGCCCGCGCTGAAGGTGGATGCCGCATCCGCTCTCGAGGTCGCCGGTGACGACGGCTACGTCAGCCGGGCCGCGCACAAGCTCATCGCGGCCCTCGACGGCTTCGGCGTGGACGCGCGCGGACGCGACGCCCTCGACGTGGGCGCCTCGACCGGCGGCTTCACGCAGGTGCTGCTCGAACGCGGCGCCCGCCGGGTCACGGCGCTCGACGTGGGCCACGGTCAGCTCGTCGACGAGCTGCGCGGCGATCAGCGCGTCATCGTCGTCGAAGGCGAGAACGCGCGCGAGCTCACCGCCGCACGGCTCGCCGAGCTGACGGGCGGTCCCGAGCAGCCCGACCTGATCGTGGGCGACCTGTCGTTCATCTCGCTCGCGCTCGTGCTGCCCGCACTGCGCGCGGTCGCGCATCCCGACGCCGACTTCCTGCTGCTCGTGAAGCCGCAGTTCGAGGTCGGCAAGGGCGGGGTGAAGGAAGGGATCGTGCGCGATCGTCGCGCACGCCACACGGCACTGCGCGCGGTGCTCTCGAGCGCCGCGCAGACGGGGCTCGACGCGCGCGGAGTCCTCTCCTCCCCAGTCGTGGGTTCGTCGGGAAATCAGGAGTACCTGGTGCACTGGACCGCGGGAGCGGGCGTCGATCCGACAGAATGGGATGAGGCGATCGCGCTTCTCCCGTAG
- a CDS encoding HAD-IIA family hydrolase has translation MSRAFTTPLDGIDLVLADLDGVVYKGAGAIPHAVESLNAAQASVRVGYVTNNASRTAASVAGHLNELGLTVATEDVVTSPQAAIVLLQQLAPAGSTILVIGGEGLTSVVEAAGFTVTRSADDGPAAVIQGFSPELGWKDLAEAAFALKTPEAEGGIPWVATNTDWTIPVARGIAPGNGTLVSAVHTAVGRLPVVAGKPERAIFDAATQRFGSTAALFIGDRLDTDIIGANRAGLRSVHVLTGIDRAKQLLPADADSRPDFILGDLRELAQPYPEQIVKKGFGGVVKHRSGDAEVVLDGSAVKLTKRGSEVDNVRAGTAAVWGSGKPIYALDVDAALYR, from the coding sequence GTGAGCCGCGCATTCACGACGCCGCTCGACGGCATCGACCTGGTGCTCGCCGACCTCGACGGAGTCGTCTACAAGGGCGCGGGAGCGATCCCGCACGCGGTCGAGTCGTTGAACGCGGCGCAGGCGAGCGTGAGGGTCGGCTACGTCACGAACAACGCCTCGCGCACCGCTGCGAGCGTCGCCGGGCACCTGAACGAGCTCGGGTTGACGGTCGCCACGGAAGACGTCGTCACGTCGCCCCAGGCCGCCATCGTGCTGCTGCAGCAGCTGGCGCCGGCCGGATCCACGATCCTCGTGATCGGCGGCGAAGGGCTGACGAGCGTCGTCGAGGCGGCCGGATTCACGGTCACGCGCTCGGCCGATGACGGGCCCGCCGCGGTGATCCAGGGCTTCTCGCCGGAGCTCGGCTGGAAGGACCTCGCCGAGGCCGCCTTCGCCCTGAAGACGCCCGAGGCCGAGGGCGGCATCCCCTGGGTGGCGACGAACACCGACTGGACCATCCCCGTCGCGCGCGGCATCGCGCCGGGCAACGGCACGCTCGTGTCGGCCGTGCACACGGCGGTCGGTCGCCTGCCCGTCGTCGCCGGCAAGCCCGAGCGCGCGATCTTCGACGCCGCGACCCAGCGCTTCGGATCGACGGCGGCGCTGTTCATCGGCGACCGCCTCGACACCGACATCATCGGCGCGAACCGTGCGGGGCTGCGCTCGGTGCACGTGCTCACCGGAATCGATCGCGCCAAGCAGCTGCTGCCGGCGGATGCGGACTCGCGGCCCGACTTCATCCTCGGCGACTTGCGCGAGCTCGCTCAGCCCTACCCCGAGCAGATCGTGAAGAAGGGCTTCGGCGGCGTCGTCAAGCACCGCAGCGGCGACGCCGAGGTCGTGCTCGACGGCAGCGCGGTCAAGCTCACGAAGCGCGGCAGCGAGGTCGACAACGTGCGCGCCGGCACCGCGGCGGTGTGGGGCTCGGGCAAGCCGATCTACGCGCTCGACGTCGACGCGGCGCTCTACCGCTGA